Within the Bradyrhizobium cosmicum genome, the region GTGGGACGAGGCGTTCTCGTTTGCCGCCGCCAGGATGCGCGGCATCCAGAAGAAATACGGCCGCGACGCCATCGGCGGCATCACCTCGTCCCGCTGCACCAACGAGGAAACCTATCTGGTGCAGAAGCTGATCCGCGCCGGCTTCGGCAACAACAATGTCGACACCTGCGCTCGCGTCTGCCACTCGCCGACCGGCTATGGCCTCTCGCAGACCTTCGGCACGTCGGCCGGCACGCAGGATTTCGACTCGGTGGAGGACACCGACGTCGCCGTCATCATAGGCGCCAATCCAGCCTCCGCCCATCCGGTCTTCGCCTCACGCCTGAAGAAGCGGCTGCGCCAGGGCGCCAAACTGATCGTGATCGATCCGCGCCGCACCGAAATGGTGGAATCGCCGCATGTGAAAGCGCTGCACCTGCCTCTGATGCCCGGCACCAACGTTGCCGTCGTGACCGCGCTGGCGCATGTCATCGTCACCGAGGGGCTCGTCAACGAAGCCTTTGTGCGCGAGCGCTGCGACTGGAGCGAGTTCGAGGAATGGGCGGCGTTCGTTGCGCAGCCGAAGCACAGCCCGGAAGCGACCGCGATCCTGACCGGTGTCGATCCCAAGGATTTGCGCGAAGCCGCCCGGATCTACGCCACCGGCGGCAACGGCGCGATCTATTACGGCCTCGGTGTCACCGAGCACAGCCAGGGCTCGACCACGGTGATCGCGATCGCCAACCTCGCGATGGCGACCGGCAATATCGGCCGTTCCGGCGTCGGCGTGAACCCGCTGCGCGGCCAGAACAACGTGCAGGGCTCGTGCGACATGGGCTCGTTCCCGCACGAGCTGCCGGGCTATCGCCACATCTCCGGCGATGCCGTGCGCGACCAGTTCGAGGCGCTGTGGAACGTCAAGCTCAACCCGGAACCGGGCCTGCGCATTCCCAACATGTTCGACGCCGCGATCGAAGGCTCGTTCATGGGCATCTATGTGCAGGGCGAGGACATCCTGCAATCCGATCCCAACACCAAGCACGTGGTGGCCGCGCTGTCCGCGATGGAATGCGTGATCGTCCACGACCTCTTCCTGAACGAGACCGCGAACTACGCCCATGTGTTCCTGCCCGGCTCGAGCTTCCTGGAAAAGGACGGCACGTTCACCAACGCCGAACGCCGCATCCAGCGGGTGCGCAAGGTGATGTCGCCGAAGAACGGCATGGCCGACTGGGAGGTCACGATCGGCCTCGCCAAGGCGATGGGCTATGACATGCCCTACAATCACCCGTCCGAGATCATGGACGAGATCGCCGCGCTGACGCCGACCTTCACCGGGGTCTCCTACGCCAAGCTCGACGAGCTTGGCTCGGTGCAGTGGCCATGCAACGAGAAGGCGCCGGAGGGCACGCCGGTGATGCATATCGACGGCTTCGTCCGCGGCAAGGGCAAGTTCATCGTCACCGAATATGTCGCAACCGACGAACGCACCGGTCCCCGCTTCCCGCTGCTGCTCACCACCGGCCGCATCCTCAGCCAGTACAATGTCGGCGCGCAGACCAGGCGCACCGAGAACGTGGTCTGGCATGCCGAGGACCGGCTGGAGATCCACCCCCACGACGCCGAGTTGCGCGGTGTGCGCGACGGCGACTGGGTGCGGCTGACGAGTCGCGCGGGCGAGACCACGCTGCGTGCGGAGATCACCGACCGCGTCTCGCCCGGCGTCGTCTACACGACCTTCCATCACCCGGATACGCAGGCGAACGTGATCACCACCGACTATTCGGACTGGGCGACCAACTGCCCCGAATACAAGGTCACGGCGGTGCAGATCTCGCCGTCGAACGGTCCGTCCGACTGGCAGAAGACCTATGACGCGCAGGCGCGGCACTCCCGCCGCATCGCCCCGGCCGAGGCGGCGGAGTAACGGCATGCACGTGCCGGTCCAGGCCATCGACCGCGAAATCTGGCGCGACGGTGTCGCGTCGGAAGGAACGCGGCTGATCCCGGAGGAGACGCCGCTGGCGCTGACCTACAACGGCGGCACCTATGCCGTCATGATGGGCACGCCGCAGAACCTCGAAGACTTCGCCGTCGGCTTCAGCCTCGACGAGGGCATCATCGAATCGGTCGACGACTTCAAATCGCTCGAAGTGGTTCGCCTCGACGACGGCATCGAGCTGCGCATGTGGCTCTACGAAGAAAAAGCCGCGCGCATCAGCGAGCGCCGACGGCACATTGCCGGCCCGACCGGTTGCGGCATTTGCGGCATCGACTCCATCGCGGAGGCCGTGCGGCCTGCGGCCGTGGTGCCGCTGGGACAGACTTTCACGCCGCAGCAGGTCATGGCGGCGATGCAGACCATCGCTCCCCTGCAATCGATCAACATACAGACCCGCGCGGTCCACGCCGCGGCCTTCTGGTCGCCGTCGAACGGCATCGTCGCCCTGCGCGAGGATGTCGGCCGCCACAACGCGCTCGACAAGCTCGCCGGCGCGCTGGAGCGCAGTCGGACGGAGGCGAGCGGCGGCCTGGTGCTGCTGACGAGCCGCGTCTCGGTCGAGATGGTGCAGAAGACGGCCGCCATTGGCGTGCCCGTGCTGGTCGCAGTCTCCGCACCCACCGCGCTCGCCGTACGCACCGCGGAAGCCGCCGGCATCACGCTGATTGCGATTGCCCGCAGCGACGGGTTCGAAGTGTTCACGCACCAGGGCCGCGTCGCGGCTCGTCGTGCTCAGGAGATCATCGATGTCGTCGCCTGACCGCCTCGTCTACATGGCCAACCAGATCGGCACGTTCTTCCGCAGCCAGGGTCACGACAAGGCCGTGCCGGGGATCGCCGAGCACATCAAGAAATTCTGGGACCCCCGGATGAAGCGCGCGATCTTCGCGCATCTCGACGCGGGCGGCGCGGGCCTGGAGCCGAACGTGCGCGATGCCCTCACGTCGCTGAAACGGACTGCTTCCCT harbors:
- the fdhF gene encoding formate dehydrogenase subunit alpha; the encoded protein is MSLIEEIDYGTPRSKSTTMVTLTIDGNEITVPEGTSIMRAAMDAGHQIPKLCATDMVDAFGSCRLCVVEIEGRAGTPASCTTPVMPGLIVHTQSERLKKLRKGVMELYISDHPLDCLTCGANGDCELQDMAGAVGLREVRYGYEGENHVFAKSSGEINAAWMPKDESNPYFTYDPSKCIVCSRCVRACEEVQGTFALTISGRGFDSRVSPGMSESFLGSECVSCGACVQACPTATLTEKSVIEIGQPEHSVVTTCAYCGVGCAFKAEMRGEEVVRMVPYKDGKANRGHSCVKGRFAWGYTNHKERILKPMIRDRIEDPWREVSWDEAFSFAAARMRGIQKKYGRDAIGGITSSRCTNEETYLVQKLIRAGFGNNNVDTCARVCHSPTGYGLSQTFGTSAGTQDFDSVEDTDVAVIIGANPASAHPVFASRLKKRLRQGAKLIVIDPRRTEMVESPHVKALHLPLMPGTNVAVVTALAHVIVTEGLVNEAFVRERCDWSEFEEWAAFVAQPKHSPEATAILTGVDPKDLREAARIYATGGNGAIYYGLGVTEHSQGSTTVIAIANLAMATGNIGRSGVGVNPLRGQNNVQGSCDMGSFPHELPGYRHISGDAVRDQFEALWNVKLNPEPGLRIPNMFDAAIEGSFMGIYVQGEDILQSDPNTKHVVAALSAMECVIVHDLFLNETANYAHVFLPGSSFLEKDGTFTNAERRIQRVRKVMSPKNGMADWEVTIGLAKAMGYDMPYNHPSEIMDEIAALTPTFTGVSYAKLDELGSVQWPCNEKAPEGTPVMHIDGFVRGKGKFIVTEYVATDERTGPRFPLLLTTGRILSQYNVGAQTRRTENVVWHAEDRLEIHPHDAELRGVRDGDWVRLTSRAGETTLRAEITDRVSPGVVYTTFHHPDTQANVITTDYSDWATNCPEYKVTAVQISPSNGPSDWQKTYDAQARHSRRIAPAEAAE
- a CDS encoding formate dehydrogenase subunit delta, yielding MSSPDRLVYMANQIGTFFRSQGHDKAVPGIAEHIKKFWDPRMKRAIFAHLDAGGAGLEPNVRDALTSLKRTASLPGAR
- the fdhD gene encoding formate dehydrogenase accessory sulfurtransferase FdhD; translation: MHVPVQAIDREIWRDGVASEGTRLIPEETPLALTYNGGTYAVMMGTPQNLEDFAVGFSLDEGIIESVDDFKSLEVVRLDDGIELRMWLYEEKAARISERRRHIAGPTGCGICGIDSIAEAVRPAAVVPLGQTFTPQQVMAAMQTIAPLQSINIQTRAVHAAAFWSPSNGIVALREDVGRHNALDKLAGALERSRTEASGGLVLLTSRVSVEMVQKTAAIGVPVLVAVSAPTALAVRTAEAAGITLIAIARSDGFEVFTHQGRVAARRAQEIIDVVA